One genomic region from SAR92 clade bacterium H455 encodes:
- the clpS gene encoding ATP-dependent Clp protease adapter ClpS, translated as MSNDKNSPFWQHDSDTVVETERPKLKKPSMFKVVLLNDDYTPMEFVVELLEKFFSKTRENATRIMLSIHTDGKGVCGIYTKDVAETKAGIVNQYSRDHQHPLLCEVEPCNDEEE; from the coding sequence ATGAGTAACGATAAAAATTCCCCTTTTTGGCAACATGACAGCGATACTGTGGTCGAAACAGAAAGGCCGAAGCTAAAGAAGCCATCAATGTTCAAAGTAGTACTATTAAACGACGATTACACCCCGATGGAATTTGTCGTCGAATTACTGGAAAAGTTTTTCTCCAAGACTCGCGAAAATGCTACGCGAATCATGTTAAGTATTCATACCGACGGAAAGGGCGTCTGTGGCATCTATACTAAAGATGTGGCAGAGACGAAAGCGGGCATAGTTAATCAGTATTCGAGGGACCACCAGCACCCGCTTTTATGTGAAGTAGAACCCTGTAACGATGAAGAAGAGTAA
- the purB gene encoding adenylosuccinate lyase gives MPLSSLTAVSPIDGRYSSKTESLRNVFSEYGLIRYRVTVEVRWLQYLSQHPAISEVAPFSAAANSLLDQLVDDFTLEQALRIKEIERTTNHDVKAVEYLIKETIADNAELSAVSEFVHFACTSEDINNLSHALMLKEGRDNIVLPALQEIHQNLATMGRDYANAAMLARTHGQTASPTTVGKEMANVAYRLERQITQIAAVPMLGKINGAVGNYNAHLSAYPEIDWQAVAQEFIEQLGLDYNPYTTQIEPHDYMAELFDGLARSNTILIDYARDIWGYISLGYFKQKTIAGEVGSSTMPHKVNPIDFENAEGNMGIANALYGHLAAKLPISRWQRDLTDSTVLRNMGVGLGYSMIAYASLTKGMSKLQLNETKLAADLDNSWEVLAEPIQTVMRRYGIEEPYEKLKALTRGNVMDQATIQTFIDTLDMPEDAKTALKAMTPASYTGNAADQAQNI, from the coding sequence ATACCGCTCTCTTCTCTGACCGCTGTTTCTCCAATTGATGGCCGCTACAGCAGCAAAACTGAATCACTGCGCAATGTATTTAGTGAATATGGTTTGATTCGCTACCGCGTCACAGTTGAAGTTCGCTGGTTGCAGTACCTCTCTCAGCATCCTGCTATTAGTGAAGTGGCGCCTTTTTCCGCTGCCGCTAATAGCCTCTTGGATCAGCTAGTGGATGATTTTACCCTTGAGCAGGCACTGCGCATCAAAGAGATCGAGCGCACCACTAACCACGATGTGAAAGCGGTGGAATACCTGATCAAAGAAACCATTGCTGACAATGCTGAGCTCAGTGCAGTCAGTGAATTTGTTCACTTCGCCTGTACCTCTGAGGATATCAACAACCTCTCTCATGCACTGATGCTCAAAGAAGGCCGCGACAATATAGTCTTGCCAGCCTTGCAGGAGATTCACCAGAATCTGGCAACCATGGGCCGAGATTACGCCAATGCCGCCATGCTCGCACGCACGCACGGCCAGACGGCTTCGCCCACCACTGTGGGCAAAGAGATGGCCAATGTGGCCTATAGATTAGAACGCCAGATTACACAGATTGCAGCGGTACCCATGCTCGGTAAAATTAACGGCGCCGTGGGCAACTACAACGCTCATCTCTCCGCCTACCCTGAAATTGATTGGCAGGCTGTAGCACAAGAATTTATCGAACAGCTAGGTCTCGACTACAACCCCTACACCACGCAGATCGAGCCCCATGACTATATGGCTGAGCTGTTTGATGGGCTGGCCCGTTCAAACACCATATTGATCGACTATGCGCGGGATATCTGGGGCTATATTTCTCTGGGTTATTTCAAGCAGAAAACCATTGCCGGTGAAGTGGGTTCTTCGACTATGCCGCACAAGGTTAATCCTATCGACTTCGAAAATGCTGAAGGCAATATGGGCATAGCCAATGCTCTTTACGGTCATCTCGCCGCCAAGCTGCCAATCTCTCGCTGGCAGCGTGACCTCACCGATTCCACTGTCCTGCGCAATATGGGTGTTGGTCTTGGCTATTCGATGATTGCCTATGCCTCTCTAACTAAGGGTATGAGCAAGCTGCAACTAAATGAAACCAAGCTCGCCGCGGATCTGGATAATAGCTGGGAAGTCTTGGCTGAGCCGATCCAGACGGTAATGCGTCGCTATGGCATAGAAGAACCTTATGAAAAGCTCAAGGCACTGACCCGCGGCAATGTGATGGATCAGGCAACTATCCAGACCTTTATCGATACTTTGGATATGCCTGAAGACGCTAAGACTGCCCTCAAGGCTATGACCCCTGCTTCTTATACTGGCAATGCCGCCGACCAAGCGCAGAATATATAA
- the icd gene encoding NADP-dependent isocitrate dehydrogenase has translation MGYQHIQIPESGKKITVNSDFSLNVPNNPIVPFIEGDGIGVDITPVMIKVIDASIKKAYAGERKISWMEVFCGEKAAELYEGDWFPAETLEAVKEYAVSIKGPLTTPVGGGFRSLNVALRQELDLFVCQRPVRWFQGVPSPVKQPNKVDMCIFRENSEDIYAGIEWKAGSEEANRVIKFLQEEMSVTKIRFDENCGIGVKPVSEQGTKRLVTKAIQYAIDQNKPSVTIVHKGNIMKFTEGAFCDWGYEVAREQFDAKPLDGGPWHVVKNPNTGEDIVIKDVIADAMLQQIILRPDEYSVIATLNLNGDYISDALAAQVGGIGIAPGANLSDDVAIFEATHGTAPKYAGQDKVNPGSLILSAEMMLRHMGWSEAADLVIKGIEGAISEKKVTYDFERLMDDATLMSCSEFGDVMIENM, from the coding sequence ATGGGATATCAGCATATCCAGATACCCGAATCTGGTAAAAAAATAACCGTCAATTCAGACTTTTCACTTAACGTTCCTAACAATCCTATTGTGCCTTTTATTGAAGGCGATGGCATTGGTGTAGACATTACGCCTGTAATGATCAAAGTTATCGACGCGTCGATCAAGAAAGCCTATGCCGGTGAGCGCAAGATCTCTTGGATGGAAGTATTCTGTGGTGAGAAAGCCGCTGAACTTTATGAAGGTGACTGGTTCCCAGCTGAAACATTAGAAGCTGTTAAAGAATATGCAGTCTCCATCAAGGGGCCATTGACTACACCTGTAGGCGGCGGTTTTCGCTCGTTGAACGTTGCTCTGCGTCAAGAGTTAGACCTGTTTGTGTGTCAGCGTCCAGTGCGTTGGTTCCAGGGTGTTCCCTCTCCGGTTAAGCAGCCTAACAAAGTTGATATGTGCATCTTCCGTGAGAACTCCGAAGATATTTATGCCGGTATCGAGTGGAAGGCCGGCAGTGAAGAAGCCAACAGGGTCATCAAGTTTCTCCAAGAAGAGATGAGCGTTACTAAGATTCGTTTTGACGAGAACTGTGGTATCGGCGTTAAGCCAGTATCAGAGCAGGGTACCAAGCGCTTGGTCACTAAAGCGATTCAGTACGCCATTGATCAGAACAAGCCGTCTGTGACTATTGTTCACAAAGGCAACATCATGAAGTTCACCGAAGGGGCATTCTGCGATTGGGGCTATGAAGTCGCTCGCGAACAGTTTGATGCAAAGCCTTTAGACGGTGGCCCATGGCACGTAGTTAAGAACCCAAATACTGGTGAAGACATTGTTATTAAAGATGTGATTGCCGATGCGATGCTACAACAGATTATCCTGCGCCCCGATGAGTACAGCGTTATTGCTACGCTGAACCTGAACGGCGACTACATCTCTGATGCACTGGCCGCTCAAGTCGGTGGTATTGGTATTGCTCCAGGCGCTAACCTATCTGACGACGTTGCTATCTTTGAAGCCACTCACGGCACAGCACCTAAGTATGCAGGTCAGGACAAGGTTAACCCTGGCTCACTGATCCTGTCTGCTGAGATGATGTTGCGCCACATGGGTTGGAGCGAAGCTGCTGACCTAGTAATCAAAGGCATCGAAGGAGCTATCTCTGAAAAGAAAGTCACCTATGATTTCGAGCGACTGATGGACGATGCAACATTGATGTCTTGTTCAGAGTTTGGCGATGTGATGATCGAGAATATGTAA
- a CDS encoding pseudouridine synthase: MSKLLLFNKPFHVLSQFTDSADRKTLSDFIKVKGVYPAGRLDYDSEGLLLLTDDGQLQTQISNPKYKLNKTYWAQVEGTATEAQCLELIEGVKLKDGPASAVACRLMHTPSLWPRVPPIRERQTVADSWIELVINEGRNRQVRRMTAAVGLPTLRLVRAAIGDWKVTDISPGEFFVETVASIAAKKSTGKGPNANRRTSKRTANKMPLAKRRR; this comes from the coding sequence GTGTCTAAACTACTCCTCTTCAATAAACCCTTTCATGTCCTGAGCCAATTTACTGATTCTGCGGACAGAAAGACACTCTCCGATTTTATTAAAGTCAAAGGCGTCTACCCTGCTGGACGGCTTGATTATGACTCTGAGGGTCTACTTTTATTAACCGATGACGGCCAACTTCAAACGCAGATTAGCAACCCAAAATACAAACTCAACAAGACCTATTGGGCTCAGGTTGAGGGCACAGCTACTGAGGCCCAATGCCTAGAGTTGATCGAGGGTGTCAAGCTCAAAGATGGCCCTGCCTCTGCAGTTGCCTGCCGCTTAATGCATACGCCCAGTCTTTGGCCCCGAGTGCCACCTATAAGAGAGCGGCAGACTGTCGCTGACAGCTGGATAGAACTGGTTATTAATGAGGGCCGTAATCGGCAGGTTAGGCGAATGACAGCCGCTGTGGGTTTGCCGACATTGCGATTAGTTCGCGCGGCAATTGGCGACTGGAAGGTCACAGATATTAGCCCTGGAGAGTTTTTTGTGGAAACCGTCGCCAGCATTGCAGCGAAAAAATCCACTGGCAAAGGACCCAATGCCAATAGACGTACTTCGAAAAGAACTGCCAATAAAATGCCTTTAGCCAAACGGAGGCGCTAA
- the infA gene encoding translation initiation factor IF-1 gives MAKEDHIEFEGEVIDTLPNTTFRVKLENDHVIIAHISGKMRKHYIRILTGDKVKVEMTPYDLTKGRITFRER, from the coding sequence ATGGCGAAAGAAGACCACATTGAATTTGAAGGCGAAGTTATCGACACTTTGCCGAACACGACTTTTCGAGTTAAATTGGAGAATGATCACGTTATCATTGCTCATATCTCTGGAAAGATGCGCAAGCACTACATTCGTATTCTTACGGGTGACAAGGTTAAGGTTGAGATGACTCCCTATGACCTAACTAAAGGTCGCATTACCTTTAGAGAGCGATAA
- the clpA gene encoding ATP-dependent Clp protease ATP-binding subunit ClpA — protein sequence MLSRELEVTLNLAFKSARDKRHEFMTVEHLLLALLDDASASNVLKACGADINVLRQDLIEFVDSTTPIISDIQLEQETQPTHGFQRVLQRAVFQVNSANHSEVVGANVIVAIFSEQESQAVYFLRLQNIARIDVVNYISHGISKYVDQPENSSEESTSNAESGSASDSQEESLLSQFATNLNEQAALGNIDPLIGRAAEVERVSQVLVRRRKNNPLLVGESGVGKTAIAEGLAKLIIEDAVPEPLKGSVVYSLDMGGLLAGTKYRGDFEKRLKGIIAELGERDGSILFIDEIHTIIGAGAASGGVMDASNLLKPLLSSGKLRCFGSTTYQEYRGIFEKDQALSRRFQKIDVEEPSVEETYQILKGLKSRFEEHHDLKFSNPALKVAAELSAKHINDRFLPDKAIDVIDEAGAYQRLQPASKRKKMIGVSDIEMVISKIARIPAKSVSTSDKEQLKGLSEKLKMVVFGQDPAIDVLTTSIKMARAGLREGTKPIGSFLFAGPTGVGKTEVSRQLANILGVNLMRFDMSEYMERHTVSRLIGAPPGYVGYDQGGLLTDAVNKHPHCIVLLDEVEKAHPDVFNLLLQVMDHGTLTDNNGRKADFRNVILIMTTNAGAELMSRSSMGFAQQDHRTDGMEAIKKMFTPEFRNRLDSIVQFAELSMDVITTVVDKFLVQLQSQLDSKKVFLDIDDDSREWLAVNGYDAKMGARPMDRLLQEKIKKPLAEAVLFGSLSEKGGTAYVRVEDGELVVHAEDELATSE from the coding sequence ATGCTAAGTAGAGAACTGGAAGTTACCCTCAATCTGGCCTTCAAGAGTGCCAGAGACAAGCGTCATGAATTTATGACAGTCGAACATCTGTTACTGGCACTGCTCGATGATGCCTCGGCATCAAATGTGCTCAAAGCCTGTGGTGCAGATATCAATGTGCTGCGGCAAGACCTAATAGAGTTTGTCGACTCCACCACACCGATCATCTCAGATATTCAGCTGGAGCAAGAGACTCAGCCAACTCATGGTTTCCAGCGAGTGCTGCAGCGTGCAGTGTTTCAGGTGAACTCAGCCAATCACAGTGAGGTGGTGGGGGCCAATGTAATAGTCGCGATCTTCAGTGAGCAGGAAAGTCAGGCGGTTTACTTTTTGCGCCTGCAAAATATTGCTCGCATTGATGTGGTCAACTACATCTCACACGGCATTTCTAAATACGTAGATCAACCTGAGAACAGCAGTGAGGAATCCACTAGCAACGCAGAGTCGGGCAGCGCGTCTGATTCCCAGGAAGAGAGTCTACTCAGTCAATTTGCCACCAACCTCAACGAACAAGCAGCCCTGGGTAACATTGACCCATTGATCGGACGTGCCGCAGAAGTTGAGCGTGTCAGCCAGGTATTGGTTAGACGTCGCAAGAACAATCCGCTGTTAGTGGGTGAGTCCGGTGTGGGTAAAACCGCGATTGCCGAAGGTTTAGCGAAGCTTATTATCGAAGACGCCGTGCCGGAGCCGTTAAAAGGCAGTGTGGTCTACTCATTGGATATGGGCGGCCTGCTGGCCGGCACCAAGTACCGTGGGGATTTTGAAAAGCGCCTCAAGGGCATTATTGCCGAACTTGGTGAGCGGGATGGTTCGATCCTGTTTATCGATGAGATACACACCATTATTGGTGCGGGTGCTGCATCCGGTGGCGTGATGGATGCCTCCAATCTACTCAAACCATTGCTCTCGTCTGGCAAATTGCGCTGTTTTGGTTCGACCACTTATCAAGAGTACCGCGGTATATTTGAGAAGGATCAGGCGCTGTCGCGTCGCTTCCAAAAAATTGATGTGGAAGAGCCTTCAGTCGAAGAGACCTATCAGATTCTCAAAGGGTTGAAGTCTCGCTTTGAGGAACACCATGATCTGAAGTTCAGCAACCCGGCGTTAAAAGTGGCCGCGGAACTGTCTGCTAAACATATCAATGATCGCTTTTTGCCTGACAAGGCTATAGATGTAATCGATGAAGCCGGTGCCTATCAGCGCCTGCAGCCTGCCAGCAAACGCAAGAAGATGATCGGTGTCAGCGATATAGAAATGGTGATCTCTAAGATTGCCCGCATTCCGGCCAAGAGTGTTTCTACCTCGGATAAAGAGCAGCTCAAAGGCCTGTCTGAAAAGTTGAAGATGGTGGTGTTTGGTCAAGATCCAGCGATCGATGTATTGACCACCTCGATCAAGATGGCCCGCGCCGGTTTGCGTGAGGGCACTAAGCCCATTGGTAGCTTCCTGTTTGCCGGCCCCACTGGTGTAGGCAAAACCGAAGTCAGCCGCCAGTTGGCTAATATTCTTGGCGTTAATCTGATGCGCTTTGATATGTCCGAGTATATGGAGCGTCACACAGTGTCGCGACTGATCGGCGCGCCTCCTGGCTACGTTGGTTATGATCAGGGCGGATTGCTCACAGATGCAGTCAACAAGCACCCACATTGCATTGTGCTGCTAGACGAAGTCGAGAAAGCCCACCCGGATGTGTTTAACCTGTTACTCCAGGTTATGGATCACGGTACGCTCACTGACAACAATGGCCGCAAAGCGGATTTCCGCAACGTTATCCTGATCATGACCACCAATGCTGGTGCTGAGTTGATGAGCCGCTCTTCAATGGGCTTCGCACAGCAGGATCACCGCACCGATGGGATGGAGGCGATCAAGAAAATGTTTACCCCGGAATTCCGCAACCGTCTCGACAGCATTGTGCAGTTCGCTGAGCTGTCCATGGATGTGATTACCACAGTGGTAGACAAGTTCCTGGTGCAGCTGCAGTCGCAGCTGGACAGCAAGAAAGTCTTCCTGGACATAGACGACGATTCTAGAGAATGGTTAGCGGTAAATGGTTATGACGCCAAGATGGGCGCGAGACCAATGGATCGATTGTTGCAAGAAAAAATTAAAAAGCCTCTGGCCGAAGCAGTATTGTTTGGCAGTCTATCGGAGAAGGGCGGTACCGCCTATGTGCGGGTCGAAGATGGTGAGTTGGTTGTGCACGCTGAGGATGAGCTCGCGACCAGCGAGTAA
- the mnmA gene encoding tRNA 2-thiouridine(34) synthase MnmA gives MSKVEKVIVGMSGGVDSSVAALLLIEQGYSVEGLFMKNWDEDDETEYCTAKADLADAQQVCDKLGITLHTANFAADYWDNVFEHFLEEYRAGRTPNPDILCNREIKFKVFLDYAQILGADAIATGHYTRLAEVDGQTQLLKGLDSNKDQSYFLHAVEQSAFAKSLFPVGELEKPEVRRIAEEHGFVTSTKKDSTGICFIGERRFKDFLEQYIPAQPGEMVTPEGLVIGEHQGLMFYTIGQRQGLGIGGVKNSPDEPWYTLQKDLTSNRLVVGQGAQHPLLFTDHLRAEGINWINGRPSSRFTCMAKARYRQPDQQCLVTPTATGCEVQFEQPQRAITPGQSVVFYQGDHCLGGGTIEATWNGQMEAADVC, from the coding sequence ATGAGCAAAGTAGAAAAAGTCATAGTCGGCATGTCTGGTGGTGTCGACTCCTCCGTCGCAGCGCTGCTTTTAATTGAGCAGGGTTACAGCGTTGAAGGCCTGTTTATGAAGAACTGGGATGAAGACGACGAGACCGAATACTGCACCGCTAAAGCTGATCTGGCGGATGCTCAACAGGTTTGCGACAAGCTTGGTATTACATTGCATACAGCAAACTTTGCCGCCGACTACTGGGACAATGTCTTCGAACACTTCCTCGAAGAATACCGTGCCGGCCGCACACCCAACCCCGACATTCTCTGTAACCGTGAAATCAAATTTAAGGTGTTTCTCGACTACGCCCAAATTCTCGGTGCTGACGCTATTGCCACCGGCCATTACACTCGTCTTGCGGAGGTCGATGGTCAGACCCAACTGTTAAAGGGCCTCGACAGCAACAAAGATCAGAGTTACTTCCTCCATGCAGTGGAACAGAGCGCCTTTGCTAAATCACTATTTCCTGTGGGCGAATTGGAAAAGCCTGAGGTGCGTCGTATTGCCGAAGAACATGGCTTTGTTACTTCGACAAAAAAAGACAGCACCGGCATCTGTTTTATTGGCGAGCGTCGCTTTAAAGATTTCCTCGAACAGTATATTCCGGCACAGCCAGGCGAGATGGTCACACCTGAAGGACTGGTGATTGGTGAACATCAGGGTTTGATGTTCTATACCATCGGCCAGCGTCAGGGCCTCGGAATTGGCGGCGTCAAGAACAGCCCAGACGAACCCTGGTACACATTGCAAAAAGACCTAACAAGCAATCGTCTGGTGGTGGGACAGGGAGCTCAGCATCCATTATTATTCACTGATCATCTGCGCGCTGAGGGTATTAACTGGATCAATGGCAGGCCCTCCTCTCGCTTTACCTGCATGGCCAAAGCGCGATACCGTCAGCCAGATCAACAATGTTTGGTGACGCCCACAGCCACTGGCTGTGAAGTGCAGTTTGAGCAGCCTCAGCGAGCTATAACTCCAGGCCAGTCAGTGGTCTTTTATCAAGGCGATCACTGTCTTGGTGGTGGCACTATTGAAGCGACTTGGAATGGTCAAATGGAGGCCGCTGATGTTTGCTAA
- the hflD gene encoding high frequency lysogenization protein HflD: MFAKPTHDQAMALAAVFQACHLVDQLANTGEASTEEMEVCIGALLNQDPESLVDLYGSEENLQTGVAAMTLLLGEHKGNDLFSSIILVYGISILSIERQLNSRPVMLKNIAEGIDNATRQAERFSLIHDNVFANIAGLYQQTISTLRQRIQVKGNPIYLQQPGIAERIRCLLFAAVRSAFLWRQLGGKRYHLVIYRKALIRALQN; this comes from the coding sequence ATGTTTGCTAAGCCGACTCACGACCAAGCCATGGCTCTGGCAGCAGTGTTTCAAGCCTGCCATCTAGTGGACCAGCTGGCTAATACCGGCGAAGCTTCCACCGAAGAGATGGAAGTTTGTATCGGCGCCCTACTCAATCAAGATCCAGAGTCTTTAGTCGATCTCTATGGGTCAGAGGAAAATCTGCAAACCGGTGTAGCCGCAATGACGCTATTGCTCGGCGAGCATAAGGGCAACGACCTTTTCAGCAGCATTATCTTGGTTTACGGCATCTCGATTTTAAGCATTGAACGGCAGCTGAATAGTCGCCCGGTAATGTTGAAAAATATTGCCGAGGGTATAGACAACGCTACCCGACAAGCCGAACGTTTTTCGCTTATTCACGACAATGTCTTTGCCAATATTGCTGGGCTTTATCAGCAGACCATCAGCACATTGCGCCAGCGTATTCAGGTCAAGGGCAATCCGATTTATCTACAGCAGCCCGGTATTGCCGAGCGTATTCGCTGTCTGCTGTTTGCCGCTGTCAGAAGTGCCTTCCTGTGGCGTCAATTAGGCGGCAAGCGATATCACCTGGTAATCTATCGCAAAGCCCTGATCCGAGCGCTGCAAAACTAG
- a CDS encoding cold shock domain-containing protein — translation MADTGKVKWFSNDRGFGFIEPDNGERELFAHYQNIVMEGYKTLKCFQRVTFEVEHGKNGRHAVNIIPGETLKPQNKGDNQNTKTSESDI, via the coding sequence ATGGCAGATACAGGTAAAGTTAAGTGGTTTAGTAACGACCGAGGATTCGGGTTTATAGAGCCTGACAACGGTGAACGGGAGCTATTTGCTCATTATCAGAACATTGTTATGGAAGGTTACAAGACGCTCAAATGTTTTCAGCGGGTTACCTTTGAGGTTGAACACGGCAAGAATGGTCGTCACGCGGTCAATATAATCCCGGGCGAGACACTAAAACCGCAAAACAAAGGCGATAATCAGAATACAAAAACGTCTGAGTCGGATATCTAA
- the aat gene encoding leucyl/phenylalanyl-tRNA--protein transferase, with product MQIPLLDQDHPQFPDPRGALTEPDGLLAVGGNLQPQTLFNAYRSAIFPWYQHDDPILWWSPATRCVLPPSQLHCSKSLRKTLRRNDYQITVNHAFSDVIRACSEPRDDHGGTWITEEMIAAYTQLHLRGKAHSLEVWLDSELIGGLYGVGVGSIFCGESMFSRRANASKIAMAHLCRWGLDCGLQLIDCQLANPHLASLGALSIERSAFLAELSLWRDKAFNWPLPSAAEQPTKLKFNW from the coding sequence GTGCAGATACCTCTGCTAGACCAAGATCATCCGCAGTTTCCCGATCCTAGGGGCGCTTTAACTGAACCCGACGGGCTCCTTGCCGTCGGGGGTAATTTACAGCCGCAGACTCTCTTCAATGCCTACCGCTCAGCTATCTTTCCCTGGTATCAGCATGACGACCCTATTCTCTGGTGGAGCCCAGCAACTCGCTGTGTGCTGCCACCGTCCCAGCTACACTGTTCCAAAAGCCTGCGTAAAACTCTGCGTCGCAATGATTATCAGATAACCGTTAATCATGCCTTTAGCGATGTTATTCGCGCCTGTAGCGAACCCCGTGATGACCATGGCGGCACCTGGATCACCGAGGAGATGATTGCGGCTTATACCCAGCTGCATCTGCGGGGAAAGGCTCATTCCCTAGAGGTTTGGCTGGATAGTGAATTGATTGGCGGGCTCTACGGTGTCGGGGTTGGCAGCATTTTTTGTGGCGAATCTATGTTTAGTCGCCGTGCTAATGCGTCAAAAATTGCTATGGCCCACCTCTGTCGCTGGGGGCTGGATTGTGGTTTGCAACTGATTGACTGTCAGTTGGCTAACCCTCATCTAGCAAGCCTGGGCGCCTTGTCGATAGAGCGCAGTGCCTTCCTTGCTGAGTTATCTCTCTGGCGAGATAAGGCCTTTAATTGGCCGCTTCCCAGCGCTGCGGAACAGCCAACAAAATTAAAGTTCAATTGGTGA
- a CDS encoding NUDIX hydrolase: MPNKIHLTVATIVEREGEFLMVKETKFGRQVINQPAGHVEPGEEIQAAAIRETFEETGWHVKLTGFLGFLTSFNETSGITYYRLAFAAEALEFDADAVIDSDIDYALWMSYDEIQQNLDQLRSPGVISCLDDYLAKRIFPMEIFRNAL, from the coding sequence GTGCCGAATAAAATACATCTCACAGTGGCCACTATTGTCGAGCGCGAGGGTGAGTTTTTGATGGTCAAAGAAACTAAATTTGGCCGTCAGGTGATCAATCAACCTGCGGGCCATGTGGAGCCCGGAGAGGAGATACAGGCCGCCGCTATTCGTGAAACCTTTGAAGAGACTGGCTGGCATGTGAAACTAACTGGCTTTCTCGGCTTCTTAACCTCTTTTAATGAGACCAGTGGCATCACCTACTATCGCTTAGCCTTTGCCGCCGAGGCGCTCGAGTTTGACGCTGATGCAGTGATTGATTCGGATATAGATTATGCCCTGTGGATGAGCTACGACGAGATTCAGCAGAACCTCGACCAGCTGCGCAGCCCCGGCGTCATAAGCTGCCTTGATGATTACCTGGCCAAGCGCATTTTCCCTATGGAAATATTTCGCAACGCTTTATAG
- a CDS encoding arginyltransferase: MTRDISPDIGMIKLCLTEAHDCSYLPERQSTTAFVDPDMTIDVELYSRMTKLGFRRSGPFLYAPKCTSCNACIPARLPVDDFKPTRAQKRCWKKNDDIMVEQLDGINLGEHFPIYARYIAQRHSDGDMYPPSRRQFEDFLGNAWECTQFLEFRLGDQLIGCAVIDVIENGLSAIYTYFDPAFSDRGLGVLAILVEIDMAQRLGLEYLYLGYWISGCDKMEYKTNYRPLELYRQNSWGIAE; encoded by the coding sequence ATGACTCGCGATATCTCCCCAGATATAGGCATGATCAAGCTCTGCTTGACCGAGGCCCATGACTGTAGCTATCTGCCTGAGCGTCAATCGACCACCGCTTTTGTGGATCCAGATATGACTATTGATGTCGAGCTTTACTCGCGCATGACCAAGCTTGGCTTTCGCCGCAGTGGCCCCTTTCTCTACGCACCCAAATGTACTAGCTGCAATGCCTGCATTCCGGCTCGCTTACCGGTCGACGACTTCAAACCGACTCGTGCTCAGAAACGCTGTTGGAAAAAGAACGACGACATTATGGTGGAACAGCTCGATGGGATTAATCTCGGTGAGCACTTCCCCATCTATGCTCGCTATATAGCACAGCGCCACAGCGACGGAGACATGTACCCGCCATCGCGCCGGCAGTTTGAAGATTTTCTCGGCAATGCCTGGGAGTGCACACAGTTTCTTGAATTTAGATTGGGCGACCAACTGATCGGCTGTGCAGTGATCGATGTGATTGAAAATGGGCTCTCTGCGATTTATACCTATTTTGACCCGGCCTTTTCAGATCGCGGTCTCGGGGTGCTGGCAATCCTTGTGGAGATCGATATGGCGCAGCGGCTAGGCCTCGAATATCTCTATTTAGGCTATTGGATTTCCGGCTGTGACAAGATGGAATACAAAACCAATTACCGTCCCCTTGAGCTGTACCGACAAAATAGCTGGGGAATTGCCGAATGA